The Brenneria rubrifaciens genome has a window encoding:
- the pal gene encoding peptidoglycan-associated lipoprotein Pal gives MQFNKVLKGLMLALPVLAVAACSSNKNAGSDDQSSIGAAGSGSGMESGNMSSSEQARLQVQELQRNNIVYFDLDKYDIRSDFAQLLDSHAAFLRSNPSYKVTIEGHADERGTPEYNIALGERRANAVQMYLQGKGVSSDQISIVSYGKEKPAVLGHDEAAYAKNRRAVLVY, from the coding sequence ATGCAATTCAACAAAGTGCTGAAAGGCCTGATGTTGGCTCTGCCGGTGCTGGCAGTTGCCGCATGTAGTTCCAACAAGAATGCGGGTAGTGACGACCAATCTTCCATCGGTGCAGCAGGCAGCGGTAGCGGTATGGAAAGCGGCAACATGTCTTCTTCTGAGCAGGCTCGTTTGCAGGTGCAAGAATTACAGCGTAACAACATCGTTTACTTCGATCTGGACAAGTACGATATTCGCTCTGATTTTGCGCAACTGCTGGACTCTCACGCGGCATTCCTGCGTAGCAACCCCTCTTACAAAGTGACTATCGAAGGTCATGCGGACGAACGTGGTACGCCGGAATACAACATTGCTCTGGGCGAGCGTCGTGCCAACGCGGTACAAATGTACCTGCAAGGTAAAGGCGTTTCCTCTGATCAAATCTCTATCGTCTCTTACGGTAAAGAGAAACCAGCCGTTCTGGGCCACGACGAAGCGGCATATGCCAAAAACCGTCGTGCCGTTCTGGTATACTAA
- the cpoB gene encoding cell division protein CpoB — protein MNSNFRRHLLSLSLLVGVAVPWAATAQSPISNVGSGSVEDRVTQLERISNAHSQLLTQLQQQLSDTQRDIDNLRGQIQESQYQLNQVVERQKQIYQQIDGLSSQSSAMPTDRSPTAGTDAGAANNAAPATTSGDVNSDYNEAVALVLEKKQYDQAISAFQAFVKKYPDSTYQPNANYWLGQLNYNKGKKDDAAYYFANVVKNYPKSPKSAEALLKVGVIMQEKGQLDKAKAVYQQVVKMYPNTESAKQAQKRLSAS, from the coding sequence ATGAACAGTAACTTCAGACGTCACTTGTTGAGTCTGTCGTTACTGGTTGGCGTAGCGGTCCCCTGGGCCGCTACTGCCCAATCGCCAATCAGTAATGTCGGCTCTGGCTCGGTGGAAGATCGAGTCACTCAACTGGAGCGTATTTCCAACGCTCATAGTCAGCTTTTAACCCAACTTCAGCAACAGCTCTCTGATACGCAACGCGATATCGACAACCTGCGTGGGCAGATTCAGGAAAGCCAATATCAACTGAATCAGGTTGTTGAACGACAAAAACAGATCTATCAGCAAATAGATGGATTGAGTTCGCAGTCATCAGCAATGCCAACGGACCGTTCGCCAACTGCGGGGACTGACGCCGGGGCCGCAAACAATGCGGCGCCAGCCACGACGTCTGGTGATGTGAATAGTGATTACAATGAGGCGGTTGCCCTGGTACTGGAGAAAAAACAGTACGATCAGGCTATCAGCGCATTTCAGGCTTTCGTCAAAAAATACCCGGATTCAACTTACCAACCTAATGCCAACTATTGGCTTGGGCAGTTGAATTACAACAAAGGTAAAAAAGATGATGCCGCCTACTATTTTGCCAATGTTGTGAAAAATTACCCTAAATCGCCTAAGAGCGCCGAAGCGTTATTGAAGGTTGGGGTGATCATGCAGGAAAAAGGGCAACTGGATAAAGCCAAAGCTGTTTATCAGCAAGTCGTAAAGATGTATCCGAATACGGAAAGTGCAAAACAGGCTCAAAAACGTTTATCCGCATCATAA